The following proteins are co-located in the Gossypium hirsutum isolate 1008001.06 chromosome A02, Gossypium_hirsutum_v2.1, whole genome shotgun sequence genome:
- the LOC107951054 gene encoding histone acetyltransferase TAP1 isoform X2: MLTHNVAAPSSLCPILSNDWHFHVSDQLIFPHNLNPNLFWRASRKIKGCRLKASFWESIRSGILKNNTTQIVEPPSTLEEEEEPLPDEFVLVEKSQPDGEIEQIIFSSGGDVDVYELQALCDKVGWPRRPLSKLAAALKNSYMVAALHSVKKLPGSGNEQKRLIGMARATSDHAFNATIWDVLVDPSYQGQGLGKAMVEKMIRTLLQRDIGNITLFADSQVVEFYRNLGFEPDPEGIKGMFWYPRY; encoded by the exons ATGCTTACTCACAACGTGGCTGCGCCGTCTTCTCT ATGCCCAATTCTTTCCAATGACTGGCATTTCCATGTATCTGATCAGCTTATATTTCCTCACAATCTAAACCCAAATCTATTTTGGAGAG CAAGCAGAAAGATTAAGGGATGCCGACTCAAGGCTAGCTTTTGGGAGTCCATCAGATCAGG GATTTTGAAGAACAACACAACACAAATCGTTGAACCACCCTCTACACTTGAAGAAGAGGAAGAACCCTTGCCTGATGAATTTGTGCTTGTTGAAAAGTCTCAACCTGATGGTGAAATTGAACAAATAATATTCTCTTCTGGAGGAGATGTGGATGTCTACGAGCTTCAAGCCCTATGTGATAAG GTTGGCTGGCCAAGGAGACCATTGTCAAAACTAGCAGCGGCTTTAAAAAATAGTTACATGGTTGCAGCATTGCATTCCGTTAAGAAATTGCCTGGTTCAG GGAATGAGCAAAAGAGGCTAATTGGAATGGCTCGTGCTACATCCGACCATGCTTTCAATGCTACAATCTGGGATGTTCTTGTTGATCCTAGCTATCAG GGCCAAGGCCTTGGTAAGGCCATGGTTGAAAAGATGATAAGGACCCTTCTACAGAGAGATATTGGTAATATAACACTTTTTGCGGACAGTCAAG TTGTGGAGTTCTATCGGAACTTGGGTTTTGAACCCGATCCTGAGGGCATTAAGGGTATGTTTTGGTATCCAAGGTATTGA
- the LOC107951054 gene encoding histone acetyltransferase TAP1 isoform X1 yields the protein MLTHNVAAPSSLCPILSNDWHFHVSDQLIFPHNLNPNLFWRASRKIKGCRLKASFWESIRSGILKNNTTQIVEPPSTLEEEEEPLPDEFVLVEKSQPDGEIEQIIFSSGGDVDVYELQALCDKVGWPRRPLSKLAAALKNSYMVAALHSVKKLPGSEGNEQKRLIGMARATSDHAFNATIWDVLVDPSYQGQGLGKAMVEKMIRTLLQRDIGNITLFADSQVVEFYRNLGFEPDPEGIKGMFWYPRY from the exons ATGCTTACTCACAACGTGGCTGCGCCGTCTTCTCT ATGCCCAATTCTTTCCAATGACTGGCATTTCCATGTATCTGATCAGCTTATATTTCCTCACAATCTAAACCCAAATCTATTTTGGAGAG CAAGCAGAAAGATTAAGGGATGCCGACTCAAGGCTAGCTTTTGGGAGTCCATCAGATCAGG GATTTTGAAGAACAACACAACACAAATCGTTGAACCACCCTCTACACTTGAAGAAGAGGAAGAACCCTTGCCTGATGAATTTGTGCTTGTTGAAAAGTCTCAACCTGATGGTGAAATTGAACAAATAATATTCTCTTCTGGAGGAGATGTGGATGTCTACGAGCTTCAAGCCCTATGTGATAAG GTTGGCTGGCCAAGGAGACCATTGTCAAAACTAGCAGCGGCTTTAAAAAATAGTTACATGGTTGCAGCATTGCATTCCGTTAAGAAATTGCCTGGTTCAG AAGGGAATGAGCAAAAGAGGCTAATTGGAATGGCTCGTGCTACATCCGACCATGCTTTCAATGCTACAATCTGGGATGTTCTTGTTGATCCTAGCTATCAG GGCCAAGGCCTTGGTAAGGCCATGGTTGAAAAGATGATAAGGACCCTTCTACAGAGAGATATTGGTAATATAACACTTTTTGCGGACAGTCAAG TTGTGGAGTTCTATCGGAACTTGGGTTTTGAACCCGATCCTGAGGGCATTAAGGGTATGTTTTGGTATCCAAGGTATTGA